The genomic interval TCGTATATTTTAAATATTATTATGCGATGCTCTTCTATCGGTTCTCTTCGAATCCTTACGATTCTATTACTCTTATTTTTTCTGTCCCGATCTCTCGGGACGGCTGTCAATTCAATATGTCTACGAACGTGTATTTCTTTTTGTATTTCGCTTGTTTCTCAAAGCGGGTGCAAAACTAAAACTTCTTTTTGTTTCTCGCAAGAAAAATTTAAAAAAATTTTGAAACTTTTTTTTCGTTTCCATTTTCTCATTTTTCTTTCAATCTCTCAAGGAACTTTCCGTGTTTTGCGGGGTGCAAATGTAAAAAGCATTTTCAAATCTCACAAGCTTTTCGCAATCTTTTTTTTCAGATTTTTTTCTCTGATCGATTCCGTATGCCTGTCAGTATTTCGATGAACGTTTTTCGTTTCTGCGGGTGCAAAAGTACACAACAATTCCAGTTACACAAGCCTTTTTCCCATCTTTTTTTATTCTTTTTTAATCCTTTTTCTTAACTCGCTGATAACAGCTCCTTTACAAATCAAAAATTTTTACACCCATGTAAGGGTTTTCTTTGTTTTGATAGGCTTTTGCTATTTTTAGGTCGTTTTTGATTTCCCTTTTTACAGACTTTTTAAGCTTTCATCCCCTTTTTTAAAGGATAAACAATCTTTTTAAATACACCTTCTGCCCGAAAAAACGGTTTTATCTGCCGGTTTTAGCCTTCTTTTTGCCAAATTCTTCTCTGCTCAGCCCGGTTTTATTTTGAAAATGGCATTATCTGCCACGATAACTTCCTAAATAATCCCATCTCTAACCTTAAAAATTAAAAAACGGACAATATCTTATATTACACACCTATATTAATAAGACGCATTACGGTGCGTCTCTACACAAAATGGAATTCAATTAAAATCTATACTTATATATATAAAACAAACACGGCAGGTTTTAAAAAAACTGTCGGATGGGAAATACTCATACATTAGCATATTTGTACATATATAATATGTATACAATATAGTTTTGCATATTTACCTATTATATAATAGTGTAATCTTATATTTATATATTGTATGTATTTTTGTAATCACTTATATTTGCATTCACAAAATTATAAACAATGATCAAGATTACTTTACCCGATGGGTCAATTAGAGAGTTCGCTTCGGGCGTAACTCCAATGGAGGTCGCTAAAAACATTAGCGAAGGTTTTGCAAGAAATGTTATTTCTGCATCTTTTAATGGTACAACTATTGAAACCGAGACTCCATTAACAACCGACGGTAATCTTATTTTATATACTTGGAATGATGCTGAAGGTAAAAAAGCTTTCTGGCATTCAACTTCTCACGTAATGGCTCAGGCTCTTGAAGAATTGTATCCTGGAATTAAATTAACTCTGGGACCTGCAATTGCTAATGGATTTTATTATGATGTAGATTTTGAAGATCAGAAAATTTCTGAAGCTGATTTTAAAAAGATCGAAGACCGTATTCTTGAAATTGCAAGAGGAAAGTTTGATTTTAAAATGCGTCCTGTTACTAAAGCTGAAGCTTTGGAAATGTATAAGGATAACGTTTATAAGACTGAATTAATCTCGAACCTTGAAGACGGAACAATCACTTTCTGCGATCATTCTACTTTTACTGATTTATGCCGTGGTGGACATATTCCGAATACTGGAATTATCAAAGCGGTAAAAATCATGAGTGTTGCTGGTGCTTACTGGAGAGGTGATGAAAAAAACAAACAGTTAACTCGTGTTTACGGAACTTCTTTCCCTAAACAAAAAGATTTAACTGAATATCTTGAACTTCTTGAAGAAGCAAAACGTCGTGACCACCGTAAACTTGGAAAAGAATTAGAGTTATTTGCTTTTTCACAAAAAGTGGGTCAAGGTTTACCATTATGGTTACCTAAAGGCGCTGCTCTTAGAGATCGTTTGGAGCAATTTTTAAAACGTGCTCAAAAGAAAGCAGGATACGAACAGGTTGTTAGTCCACATATTGGTCAAAAAGAACTTTATGTTACTTCTGGCCACTATGCCAAATATGGAGCAGATAGTTTCCAGCCAATAAACACTCCTGCTGAAGGCGAAGAGTTTTTATTAAAACCTATGAACTGTCCTCACCACTGCGAAATTTATAATGTAAGACCTTGGTCATATAAAGATCTACCTAAACGTTATGCCGAATTTGGTACTGTTTACAGATATGAACAATCAGGAGAATTACATGGTTTAACTCGTGTGAGAGGATTTACTCAGGATGATGCTCACATTTTCTGTACTCCGGAACAATTAGATGAAGAGTTTAAAAAAGTAATCGACCTTGTACTTTATGTATTTGGTTCTTTAGGTTTTGAAAACTTTACAGCTCAAATTTCGTTGAGAGATCAGGAAAACAGAGATAAATATATAGGTACAGATGAGAATTGGGAGAAAGCAGAAAATGCTATTATAAATGCAGCAAAAGACAAAGGTCTTAATACTGTTGTAGAATATGGCGAAGCAGCTTTCTATGGTCCAAAACTAGATTTCATGGTAAAAGATGCCTTAGGAAGACAATGGCAGTTAGGAACTATTCAGGTAGATTATAATTTACCTGAGCGTTTTGACTTGACTTATAAAGGTGCTGATAATGAATTACATCGACCAGTCATGATACACAGAGCTCCTTTTGGATCTATGGAACGTTTTATAGCAATTTTACTAGAACACACAGCAGGAAATTTCCCACTTTGGCTAATGCCTGAGCAAGCTATTATCTTGTCTTTGAGCGAGAAATACGAAAATTATGCTAAAAAAGTTTTAGATTTGCTAGAAAATCACGAAATTCGCGCCCTAATTGACAACCGAAATGAAACTATCGGTAAGAAAATTAGAGATGCAGAAATGCAGAAAATTCCATTTATGCTTATCGTTGGTGAGGAGGAAGAGAAAAACGGAACGATTTCTATTCGTCGTCACGGACAAGAAGGAAAAGGTAACATCACAGTTTCAATCGACGAATTTGCTTCGATTGTAGACGAAGAAATAAAAAAGACATTAAAAGTATTTACAGTTTAACTTAAATTAGAAAGTCATAGCAATAAAAAGTAACAGAGGTTCTCAACAACCTCGAGTAGAAAAAAAAGATGCACACAGAATAAATAATCTTATTCGTGTTCCTGAAGTACGTCTTGTAGGCGAGAACATTGAGCCTGGTGTTTTTAAAATAGCTGACGCGTTACGTTTAGCTGACCAATTTGAATTGGATCTAGTTGAAATTTCGCCAAATGCTGAACCACCGGTTTGTAAAATCATGGATTACAAGAAATTTGTTTACGAACAAAAGAAACGTGATAAAGCATTAAAGGCTAAATCATCACAGGTTGTAGTAAAAGAAATTCGTTTTGGTCCTCAAACTGATGAGCATGATTATGAATTTAAAAGAAAAAATGCTGAAAAGTTCTTAAAAGAAGGAGCTAAATTAAAAGCATTTGTTTTCTTTAAAGGACGTTCGATCATCTATAAAGATCAAGGACAGATTTTATTATTACGTCTTGCTACAGATTTAGAAGAACATGGTAAGGTTGAAGCTATGCCAGTTCTTGAAGGAAAGAGAATGATTATGTTCATTGCTCCTAAGAAAAAGAAATAATTATTTGCTATAAGCAGTAAGCTCTAAGCTTTAAGCAATTTGTTTATTTAAACTTTTGCCTAAAGCTTAAAACCTAAAGCCTAAAGCCTATAAAAGATATAAGTAAGTAAGAATAAATTAAAACACTAGGAAAAATGCCTAAAATGAAAACTAAATCTAGCGCTAAGAAACGTTTTAAAGTTACTGGCTCTGGAAAAATTAAAAGAAAGCATGCTTTTAAAAGTCA from Flavobacterium sp. carries:
- the thrS gene encoding threonine--tRNA ligase; this translates as MIKITLPDGSIREFASGVTPMEVAKNISEGFARNVISASFNGTTIETETPLTTDGNLILYTWNDAEGKKAFWHSTSHVMAQALEELYPGIKLTLGPAIANGFYYDVDFEDQKISEADFKKIEDRILEIARGKFDFKMRPVTKAEALEMYKDNVYKTELISNLEDGTITFCDHSTFTDLCRGGHIPNTGIIKAVKIMSVAGAYWRGDEKNKQLTRVYGTSFPKQKDLTEYLELLEEAKRRDHRKLGKELELFAFSQKVGQGLPLWLPKGAALRDRLEQFLKRAQKKAGYEQVVSPHIGQKELYVTSGHYAKYGADSFQPINTPAEGEEFLLKPMNCPHHCEIYNVRPWSYKDLPKRYAEFGTVYRYEQSGELHGLTRVRGFTQDDAHIFCTPEQLDEEFKKVIDLVLYVFGSLGFENFTAQISLRDQENRDKYIGTDENWEKAENAIINAAKDKGLNTVVEYGEAAFYGPKLDFMVKDALGRQWQLGTIQVDYNLPERFDLTYKGADNELHRPVMIHRAPFGSMERFIAILLEHTAGNFPLWLMPEQAIILSLSEKYENYAKKVLDLLENHEIRALIDNRNETIGKKIRDAEMQKIPFMLIVGEEEEKNGTISIRRHGQEGKGNITVSIDEFASIVDEEIKKTLKVFTV
- the infC gene encoding translation initiation factor IF-3 — its product is MKSNRGSQQPRVEKKDAHRINNLIRVPEVRLVGENIEPGVFKIADALRLADQFELDLVEISPNAEPPVCKIMDYKKFVYEQKKRDKALKAKSSQVVVKEIRFGPQTDEHDYEFKRKNAEKFLKEGAKLKAFVFFKGRSIIYKDQGQILLLRLATDLEEHGKVEAMPVLEGKRMIMFIAPKKKK